From one Phytohabitans houttuyneae genomic stretch:
- a CDS encoding ROK family glucokinase, with product MTLTIGVDIGGTKVAAGVVDPTGAVLAQTRRDTPADDVAKTRDVIIEAVAELAAGREIEAVGIGAAGWIDASRSNVLFAPNIAWRDEPLREYVSAATGLPVIVENDANAAAWAEFRFGAARQAEDSMVMFTIGTGVGGAIVLGGDLVRGTHGVAAELGHMLSVPEGHLCGCGRYGCLEQYASGNALVRFARAGARQEPGNAPALLELADGDAESITGPMVTAAAMDGDAVSRQAFAQIGHWLGIALADMVQILDPQMLVVGGGVVEAGDLLLGPAGRSYVDSLAQRGRVPVAELKAAEMGNAAGVVGAGDLARRR from the coding sequence TTGACGCTGACCATCGGTGTGGACATCGGCGGTACCAAGGTCGCCGCTGGCGTCGTCGACCCGACCGGCGCGGTGCTGGCGCAGACGCGCCGCGACACCCCCGCCGATGATGTGGCCAAGACGCGCGACGTGATCATCGAGGCGGTCGCCGAGCTGGCCGCCGGGCGCGAGATCGAGGCGGTCGGCATCGGCGCCGCCGGCTGGATCGACGCCTCCCGCTCGAACGTGCTCTTCGCGCCGAACATCGCGTGGCGCGACGAGCCCCTCCGCGAGTACGTCAGCGCCGCCACCGGCCTGCCGGTCATCGTCGAAAACGACGCCAACGCGGCCGCCTGGGCGGAGTTCCGCTTCGGCGCGGCCCGGCAGGCCGAGGACTCGATGGTCATGTTCACCATCGGCACCGGCGTGGGCGGCGCGATCGTGCTCGGCGGCGACCTCGTCCGCGGCACCCACGGCGTCGCCGCCGAGCTGGGACACATGCTGTCCGTGCCCGAGGGACACCTGTGCGGCTGCGGGCGGTACGGCTGCCTGGAGCAGTACGCGAGCGGCAACGCGCTGGTCCGCTTCGCGCGCGCCGGGGCCCGCCAGGAGCCGGGCAACGCGCCGGCCCTCCTGGAGCTGGCCGACGGCGACGCCGAGTCGATCACCGGGCCGATGGTGACGGCCGCGGCGATGGATGGCGATGCGGTGTCGCGGCAGGCGTTCGCGCAGATCGGGCACTGGCTCGGCATCGCGCTCGCCGACATGGTGCAGATCCTCGACCCGCAGATGCTCGTCGTGGGCGGTGGCGTGGTGGAGGCAGGCGACCTGCTGCTCGGTCCCGCCGGACGCTCCTATGTGGACTCCCTTGCGCAGCGCGGCCGCGTGCCGGTGGCCGAGCTGAAGGCCGCCGAGATGGGCAACGCGGCCGGCGTGGTCGGTGCGGGAGACCTCGCGCGCCGCCGATAG
- a CDS encoding endonuclease/exonuclease/phosphatase family protein: MDLRVLTYNVHSQRDDQDALAAVVRDVAPDVLIVQEGPRRFRWRGKTAALARSFGMVVAAGGLPSLGNLVLTTLRVRVHDAWSIRLPHTPGRHLRGAAFAECSVGPTRFVVVGSHLSKYPDERPAQATALRAETSKIDLPVVLGADLNESFLGDAWRILAEGMTDAAAEAGGADRPTFSCANPRERIDALFVDPRVTVLGYDVVDTPDALRASDHFPVVAHLHFT; the protein is encoded by the coding sequence GTGGATCTGCGGGTGCTGACGTACAACGTGCACAGCCAGCGGGACGACCAGGACGCGCTCGCCGCGGTGGTCCGGGATGTGGCGCCGGATGTGCTGATCGTGCAGGAGGGGCCGCGCCGCTTCCGCTGGCGCGGCAAGACCGCGGCGCTGGCCCGCTCGTTCGGCATGGTGGTCGCCGCCGGCGGGCTGCCGTCCCTGGGCAACCTGGTGCTGACCACCCTTCGGGTGCGGGTGCACGACGCGTGGTCGATCCGCCTGCCGCACACGCCGGGGCGGCACCTGCGGGGTGCGGCCTTCGCGGAGTGCTCGGTGGGCCCGACGCGGTTCGTGGTGGTCGGCTCCCACCTGTCGAAGTACCCGGACGAGCGGCCGGCGCAAGCGACCGCGCTGCGGGCCGAGACGTCCAAAATAGATTTGCCGGTCGTGCTCGGCGCAGATTTGAATGAGTCATTTTTAGGTGACGCGTGGCGCATTCTCGCCGAGGGAATGACGGACGCCGCGGCCGAGGCCGGTGGCGCCGACAGACCCACGTTTTCCTGCGCAAACCCGCGTGAGCGAATCGACGCGCTCTTCGTGGATCCGCGGGTGACGGTGCTCGGATACGACGTGGTGGACACGCCCGACGCGCTGCGCGCGAGCGATCATTTTCCTGTGGTCGCGCACCTTCACTTCACGTGA
- a CDS encoding YciI family protein, producing MKFDQHTMVLLVRPPEPPELTEEEADALQDAHLAYMAGLHAAGKVLAAGPLVGQDDERLRGVVYLTVPPDEARALYEQDPSVRAGRLAVEVMSWLVPEGLVAFEGGGRLPTSMSDAQA from the coding sequence ATGAAGTTCGACCAGCACACAATGGTGCTCCTGGTCCGGCCGCCGGAGCCGCCCGAGCTCACCGAAGAGGAGGCGGACGCGCTGCAGGACGCCCACCTCGCGTACATGGCGGGACTGCACGCGGCCGGCAAGGTGCTGGCGGCCGGCCCGCTGGTCGGTCAGGACGACGAGCGCCTGCGCGGCGTGGTGTACCTGACCGTGCCGCCGGACGAGGCCCGCGCGCTCTATGAGCAGGACCCGTCCGTGCGTGCCGGCCGCCTCGCTGTCGAGGTGATGAGCTGGCTGGTTCCCGAGGGCCTTGTCGCTTTCGAGGGTGGCGGCCGCCTCCCGACCTCCATGTCCGACGCCCAGGCGTGA
- a CDS encoding flavin-containing monooxygenase → MTTSTDHDSATLWRDGRPVYDRGDTVCVVGAGPSGLVAIKNLREHGFGVDCYERETGVGGGWNWRHDRSPVYGSAHLISSKPFTQYPDFPMPDDWPDYPHHSHVLSYLERYADHFDLRPHIWFGTEVVKVEPADGMRWDVTTRSTGGYGAERTHRYLGVVVANGHNWSPNLPAYQGLDDFKGRVIHSSAYKDPAELRGKRVLVIGGGNTGCDIAVEAAQQASRCWHSTRRGYWYAPKYVLGRPADQFHDAILRLRLPLWLRQWLLQRTLRLTVGDLRRFGMRRPDHKVFETHPIVNSQLIYHVGHGGIAPVPDIARFRQYSVELTDGTEVEPDIVVAATGYRPRFEFLAPETLAATPEGRPRLHLHAFSRRHPTLAVAGLLESDSGLLPLVHWQTVAIARWLRLREAAPQRAGEFWASTVAKAPERRLTGAKVQETPRHWFEVGHVDYLRALQKMIDGLAGARA, encoded by the coding sequence GTGACCACCTCCACCGACCACGACAGTGCGACCCTTTGGCGGGACGGGCGCCCGGTTTACGACCGGGGTGACACCGTCTGCGTCGTCGGCGCCGGGCCCAGTGGCCTTGTCGCGATAAAAAACCTCAGGGAGCACGGCTTCGGCGTCGACTGCTACGAGCGCGAGACCGGTGTCGGCGGAGGGTGGAATTGGCGCCATGACCGCAGCCCGGTCTACGGGAGCGCGCACCTGATCTCGTCCAAGCCCTTCACGCAGTACCCGGACTTTCCGATGCCGGACGACTGGCCGGACTACCCGCACCACAGCCATGTGCTGTCCTACCTCGAGCGCTACGCCGACCATTTCGACCTGCGCCCGCACATCTGGTTCGGCACCGAGGTCGTCAAGGTCGAGCCGGCCGACGGGATGCGGTGGGACGTGACCACCCGCAGCACGGGGGGATATGGCGCGGAGCGCACCCACAGATACCTGGGGGTGGTCGTCGCCAACGGGCACAACTGGTCGCCCAACCTCCCGGCCTACCAGGGCCTCGACGACTTCAAGGGCCGCGTGATCCACTCCTCGGCGTACAAGGACCCGGCCGAGCTGCGCGGCAAGCGGGTGCTCGTGATCGGCGGCGGCAACACCGGCTGTGACATCGCGGTCGAGGCGGCGCAGCAGGCGTCCCGCTGCTGGCACTCGACACGGCGCGGGTATTGGTACGCGCCGAAGTACGTGCTCGGCCGCCCCGCCGACCAGTTCCACGACGCGATCCTGCGGCTGCGCCTCCCGCTGTGGCTGCGGCAGTGGCTGCTGCAGCGCACGCTCCGGCTGACGGTGGGCGACCTGCGGCGCTTCGGCATGCGGCGCCCCGACCACAAGGTCTTCGAGACCCACCCGATCGTCAACAGCCAGCTGATCTACCACGTCGGCCACGGCGGCATCGCGCCGGTGCCCGACATCGCCCGCTTCCGGCAGTACAGCGTGGAGCTCACCGACGGCACCGAGGTGGAGCCCGACATCGTGGTCGCCGCGACGGGATACCGGCCGCGCTTCGAGTTCCTGGCGCCGGAGACGCTGGCCGCCACGCCCGAGGGACGGCCGAGGCTGCACCTGCACGCCTTCTCGCGGCGGCACCCCACGCTGGCCGTGGCCGGGCTGCTGGAGTCCGACTCGGGCCTGCTCCCGCTCGTGCACTGGCAGACCGTGGCCATCGCGCGGTGGCTGCGACTGCGCGAGGCAGCGCCGCAGCGGGCCGGCGAGTTCTGGGCGAGCACGGTCGCCAAGGCGCCCGAGCGGCGCTTGACCGGCGCAAAGGTCCAGGAGACGCCGCGCCACTGGTTCGAGGTCGGCCACGTGGACTACCTGCGGGCCCTGCAGAAGATGATCGACGGCCTGGCGGGAGCGCGCGCATGA
- a CDS encoding alpha/beta hydrolase: MKLIRFDDWAKPVPPVRREMRSATPELDEGKPPVLFVPGFGHGAWAFAEFWLEHAAGRGFPAHAVSPRGHGASGAAPKASLRAYVHDVVQAAASLPRQAVLVGHGAGALVVERALARYPARAAVLAAPVLGGWATFGTALRRNPAGTLPAIVGGRLRLSRRQLFSRAVPDAVARGYVDRLGRASARAQWQLLLHRGPEPAVGDPPVLVVGSPDDRVVPASALTRAARRYGGAPLMFPGMGHDLMLDARWREPIDAILDWLEKGGS, translated from the coding sequence ATGAAGCTCATCCGCTTCGACGACTGGGCCAAGCCCGTCCCGCCGGTGCGCCGCGAGATGCGCAGCGCCACGCCGGAGCTCGACGAGGGCAAGCCGCCGGTGCTGTTCGTGCCGGGCTTCGGGCACGGCGCGTGGGCGTTCGCCGAGTTCTGGCTGGAGCACGCGGCCGGCCGCGGCTTCCCCGCGCACGCGGTCAGCCCGCGCGGCCACGGCGCCAGCGGTGCGGCACCCAAGGCAAGCCTCCGGGCGTATGTGCACGACGTCGTGCAGGCCGCCGCCAGCCTGCCCCGCCAGGCCGTGCTGGTCGGTCACGGCGCGGGCGCCCTGGTGGTGGAGCGCGCGCTGGCCCGCTACCCCGCACGCGCCGCGGTGCTGGCCGCGCCGGTGCTGGGCGGCTGGGCCACGTTCGGCACGGCGCTGCGGCGAAACCCGGCGGGCACGCTGCCGGCCATCGTCGGCGGCCGCCTGCGGCTGAGCCGCCGCCAGCTCTTCAGCCGCGCGGTGCCGGACGCGGTGGCCAGGGGATACGTCGACCGCCTCGGCCGCGCCTCGGCCCGCGCCCAGTGGCAGCTGCTGCTGCACCGCGGCCCCGAGCCGGCCGTGGGCGACCCGCCGGTGCTGGTGGTGGGCAGCCCCGACGACCGCGTGGTGCCGGCGTCCGCACTGACAAGAGCTGCCCGCCGCTACGGCGGCGCGCCGCTGATGTTTCCCGGCATGGGCCACGACCTGATGCTCGACGCCCGCTGGCGCGAGCCCATCGACGCGATCCTCGACTGGCTCGAAAAGGGCGGGTCGTAG
- a CDS encoding alpha,alpha-trehalose-phosphate synthase (UDP-forming) has translation MRQTSLVVVANRLPVDDTVAPDGACEWRRSPGGLVSALHPILHHTPATWVGWAGGTGPAPSLPEVDGVRMHTVALTADDVREHYEGFANATLWPLYHDAVEQPVYHRRWWESYQRVNQRFAEAAAEIAEPGAVVWVQDYHLQLVPGMLRELRPDLLIGFFLHVPFPPPELFMQLPRRAELLLGMLGADLVGFQRAQAAHNFAQLCAKVLNVPATDRRIAVEDRVVRIGAFPVSIDMAEMAQLAEQPEVVARAKQFRADLGEPQHMILSVDRMDYTKGIEHRLKAYSELLADGHIKVRDTVMVQVVVPSRERVEQYQVLRDRVEHRVGRINGEFGRVGEPAIHYLNQPFDRAELVALYRAADIMVVTPLRDGMNLVAKEYVAARVDNTGALVLSEFAGAAAELTQAYLVNPHDLDGLKLTLMHAKEASPDDVNARMSAMREHLRGHDIQAWARSYLTALDHTGSLAARLRAD, from the coding sequence ATGCGGCAGACTTCCCTCGTGGTGGTGGCCAACCGCCTGCCCGTCGACGACACAGTCGCGCCAGATGGCGCCTGTGAGTGGCGACGCAGCCCAGGCGGCCTGGTCAGTGCCCTGCATCCGATCCTTCACCACACCCCCGCGACCTGGGTGGGCTGGGCCGGTGGCACCGGCCCCGCACCGAGCCTGCCCGAGGTCGACGGAGTGCGCATGCACACGGTGGCCCTCACCGCCGACGACGTGCGTGAGCACTACGAAGGCTTCGCCAACGCCACACTCTGGCCCCTCTACCACGACGCCGTCGAGCAGCCCGTCTACCACCGCCGCTGGTGGGAGTCCTACCAGCGGGTCAACCAGCGCTTCGCCGAGGCGGCCGCGGAGATCGCGGAGCCCGGCGCGGTCGTGTGGGTGCAGGACTACCACCTCCAGCTCGTGCCCGGCATGCTCCGCGAGCTGCGGCCCGACCTGCTGATCGGGTTCTTCCTGCACGTGCCGTTTCCGCCGCCGGAGCTGTTCATGCAGCTCCCCCGCCGGGCCGAGCTGCTGCTCGGCATGCTCGGCGCCGACCTGGTCGGCTTCCAGCGGGCCCAGGCCGCGCACAACTTCGCCCAGCTCTGCGCCAAGGTGCTCAACGTGCCGGCCACCGACCGCCGCATCGCCGTCGAGGACCGGGTGGTGCGCATCGGCGCGTTCCCCGTCTCGATCGACATGGCCGAGATGGCGCAGCTCGCCGAGCAGCCGGAGGTGGTCGCGCGCGCGAAACAGTTCCGGGCCGACCTCGGCGAGCCGCAGCACATGATCCTCAGCGTGGACCGCATGGACTACACGAAGGGGATCGAGCACCGGCTGAAGGCGTACAGCGAGCTGCTGGCCGACGGCCACATCAAGGTCCGCGACACGGTGATGGTGCAGGTGGTGGTGCCGAGCCGCGAGCGCGTCGAGCAGTACCAGGTGCTCCGCGACCGGGTCGAGCACCGGGTGGGCCGCATCAACGGTGAGTTCGGCCGGGTGGGCGAGCCCGCCATCCACTACCTCAACCAGCCCTTCGACCGGGCCGAGCTCGTCGCGCTCTACCGGGCCGCCGACATCATGGTGGTCACCCCACTGCGCGACGGCATGAACCTGGTGGCCAAGGAGTACGTGGCCGCCCGCGTCGACAACACGGGCGCGCTGGTGCTGAGCGAGTTCGCCGGGGCGGCCGCCGAGCTGACCCAGGCGTACCTGGTCAACCCCCACGACCTCGACGGCCTGAAGCTGACGCTGATGCACGCCAAGGAGGCTTCCCCCGACGACGTCAACGCCCGGATGAGCGCGATGCGCGAGCACCTGCGCGGCCACGACATCCAGGCGTGGGCCCGCTCGTACCTGACGGCGCTCGACCACACGGGCTCCCTAGCCGCACGACTCCGCGCCGACTAG
- a CDS encoding DUF308 domain-containing protein: protein MSAGGARRGRRDNGLDATEYAVAGDVDPRVGEHLLDVLAAGGIAAYLQPSADLNPVTRTTTIPPRPTDRLYVDRAHLDVARDHLAKLAESPQPEPREVNVDVEAEWQRIVAGFHSDLGDRTPPWPTAEEAAPAHKADTSEPLTDATRVSGVTLGSRHEEPSLLDGLDTFGADLPGDDDDEGYTPPPPPPFPRISKYAVLGILAIIGGFVLFLFPELLPADRGITTLLGFTAILAGFVTLVWRLRSGDDEDEDPDDGAVV from the coding sequence GTGTCAGCGGGTGGCGCCCGGCGGGGGCGGCGGGACAACGGGCTCGACGCGACCGAGTACGCCGTGGCCGGCGACGTCGACCCCCGGGTCGGCGAGCACCTCCTCGACGTGCTGGCGGCCGGCGGCATCGCGGCTTACCTCCAGCCCTCCGCCGACCTCAACCCGGTCACCCGCACGACCACGATCCCGCCCAGACCGACCGACCGGCTGTACGTGGACCGTGCCCACCTCGACGTCGCCCGCGACCACCTGGCCAAGCTGGCCGAGTCGCCGCAGCCCGAGCCGCGCGAGGTGAATGTCGACGTCGAGGCGGAGTGGCAGCGCATCGTGGCCGGCTTCCACAGCGACCTGGGCGACCGCACGCCCCCTTGGCCGACCGCCGAGGAGGCGGCTCCGGCGCACAAGGCCGACACGAGCGAGCCGCTCACCGACGCCACCCGCGTGAGCGGCGTGACGCTCGGCAGCCGCCACGAGGAGCCGTCCCTTCTGGACGGTCTGGACACCTTCGGCGCGGACCTCCCCGGCGATGACGACGACGAGGGGTACACGCCGCCACCGCCGCCGCCCTTCCCCCGGATCTCGAAGTACGCGGTGCTCGGCATCCTCGCGATCATCGGCGGCTTCGTGCTTTTCCTCTTCCCGGAGCTTCTGCCCGCCGACCGCGGGATCACCACGCTGCTCGGGTTCACCGCGATCCTGGCGGGCTTCGTCACGCTGGTCTGGCGCCTCCGATCCGGCGATGACGAGGACGAAGACCCCGACGACGGCGCCGTCGTCTGA
- a CDS encoding lysophospholipid acyltransferase family protein — protein sequence MLYWLLKYILLGPWLRLIWRPQVEGRDNVPDDGPAIIASNHLSFSDSIFMPLMVKRKVTFVAKAEYFTGKGIKGWLVKMFFVGTGTIPVDRSGGRAAQAALDTQLRVLREGNLAGIYPEGTRSPDGRLYRGKTGVARLALESGAPVIPVVMLNADEIQPPGKIIPKIQRVKIRFGQPLDFSRYAGMAGDRFVERAITDEIMYELMELSGREYVDIYAQKVKTQQAKAAVAPTDTGAEPPPAPVAA from the coding sequence GTGCTGTACTGGTTGCTCAAGTACATCCTGCTGGGGCCATGGCTCAGGTTGATCTGGCGGCCGCAGGTAGAGGGTCGGGACAACGTGCCCGACGACGGGCCGGCCATCATCGCCAGCAACCACCTGTCGTTCTCCGACTCGATCTTCATGCCGCTGATGGTCAAGCGGAAAGTCACCTTTGTCGCCAAAGCTGAGTATTTCACCGGCAAGGGGATCAAGGGTTGGCTGGTGAAGATGTTCTTCGTCGGCACCGGCACGATCCCGGTCGACCGCTCCGGCGGCCGCGCGGCACAGGCCGCGCTGGACACCCAGCTGCGCGTGCTGCGCGAGGGCAACCTGGCCGGCATCTACCCGGAGGGCACCCGCTCGCCGGACGGCCGGCTGTACCGCGGCAAGACCGGCGTGGCGCGTCTGGCGCTGGAGAGCGGCGCCCCGGTCATCCCGGTCGTGATGCTGAACGCCGACGAGATCCAGCCTCCCGGCAAGATCATCCCCAAGATCCAGCGCGTGAAGATTCGCTTCGGCCAGCCGCTCGACTTCAGCCGCTACGCGGGTATGGCGGGTGACCGCTTCGTCGAGCGGGCCATCACCGACGAGATCATGTACGAGCTGATGGAGCTGTCCGGCCGCGAGTACGTGGACATCTACGCCCAAAAGGTCAAGACCCAGCAGGCCAAGGCCGCCGTCGCCCCCACAGACACCGGCGCGGAGCCCCCGCCCGCCCCGGTTGCCGCCTGA
- a CDS encoding ATP-binding protein — translation MEDGITAPCPRCARTAAAADRFCAGCGAELSAACARCGRQLAAGAAYCTGCGAAVGTVQATVPQEDRRRISVLFVDLIDFTPYVESSDPELVRGMQTGFFSAARRVVGQYGGVVEKYIGDAVMALFGAPVATESDPLRCVRAGLELQRVLAGFAGDLRFRVGVATGEALVDVAAARDGGQAIVAGDVVNTASRMQSVAPPGGVLVCGTTYALTRDAIRFAARPAVTLRGRSAPTEVWLAEAPLRAARADRAADATPMIGREHELRLLDNALRRALQDRAPQLVTLFGHAGIGKSRLVRELHALATPAASAAGGEAGVCWLVGNCPPFGDDVAFAALADIVKAECGILDTDTAPAAAQRLSSAVADLVPAAEATRLVDALRPLVGLDGNRMPAEEAESAWRRFLVALAARRPTVLVFEDLHWAGENMLRFLELLAASARDVPLMVLCTARPELVDQAPGWAGTSSLAITLPPLPDHGIAALYSHLFGRGPVAADMLGPLVEVADGNPLYAHEYVRMLIEQGALRQSGRGWSLDAGRELPMPDSVHGVIANRIDLLDSDDRQVLLAASVVGTSLWPGAVAAALSRPVEWVERCLRRLEQRDFVHERTQSTIAGQAEYRFRHVLVRDVCYRRLPRTERVARHERTAAWLDALSRTRDTDLAEVLAHHRWAAHEVAHSLGVRAERYALAAREALHRAARRAYALHALDAAAAHAERALALPGIPGLDLELLAAEISFHRQGSLDVPSLTSLADRLFTGGDHAGAARAWTLLGQAAWVRADRTAALASLDRAVELFDALPDSAQKADAYAELGRLHMLNYEREPAIQAATAAAEMAERLGAVEVIANARITVAAARYQAGDRAGLDELREVTRFCRERHLLALPRAVQNLAWAVREEGDWVGSDTLLAGGTDPGVLATGYSGDAMRAYFAGDFPALLAAADAFLHTPTGRWDMQVRGVRSVLRLLRGEAHPDDVDEAVDTARGSGFHRPHWTALGLGAFCRALAGRAREAAALLDELVAAWRPVPALASGEWVAAAAYAAALTGPDAAALLRSALGEVGHRTPWAEAALHTVSAPSRPAAGFLAAAEIYGGIPDATDRVLALALAAGELRRAGDHPAADAVSQEVRAFAHRNQAPGLLRLAHGASPDSNYTPILAS, via the coding sequence TTGGAGGACGGCATCACCGCCCCATGCCCCCGGTGCGCCCGGACGGCCGCCGCCGCTGACCGCTTCTGCGCGGGGTGCGGCGCGGAGCTGAGCGCGGCCTGTGCGCGGTGTGGGCGGCAGCTCGCGGCGGGCGCGGCCTACTGCACGGGGTGCGGAGCGGCCGTCGGCACGGTGCAGGCCACGGTGCCGCAGGAGGACCGGCGGCGGATCAGCGTGCTGTTCGTCGACCTGATCGACTTCACGCCGTACGTGGAGAGCAGCGACCCCGAGCTCGTCCGCGGCATGCAGACCGGCTTCTTCTCGGCCGCCCGGCGCGTCGTCGGGCAGTACGGCGGGGTGGTCGAGAAGTACATCGGCGACGCCGTGATGGCCCTCTTCGGCGCGCCGGTGGCCACCGAGAGCGACCCGTTGCGGTGCGTGCGGGCCGGGCTCGAGCTGCAGCGGGTGCTCGCCGGGTTCGCGGGCGACCTGCGCTTCCGGGTGGGCGTGGCGACCGGTGAGGCGCTCGTCGACGTGGCCGCCGCCCGCGACGGTGGGCAGGCGATCGTGGCCGGCGACGTCGTCAACACCGCCTCCCGGATGCAGTCCGTGGCACCGCCCGGCGGGGTGCTGGTGTGCGGCACGACGTACGCGCTGACCCGCGACGCGATCAGGTTCGCCGCCCGGCCGGCGGTCACCCTGCGCGGCCGCTCGGCACCGACGGAGGTGTGGCTGGCCGAGGCTCCGCTGCGCGCGGCACGCGCCGACCGCGCGGCGGACGCGACGCCCATGATCGGCCGCGAGCACGAGCTGCGCCTGCTCGACAACGCGCTGCGCCGCGCGCTCCAGGACCGCGCGCCCCAGCTGGTCACCCTCTTCGGTCACGCGGGCATCGGGAAATCCCGGCTGGTACGCGAGCTGCACGCCCTCGCCACCCCGGCCGCCTCCGCCGCCGGCGGCGAGGCAGGCGTCTGCTGGCTCGTGGGCAACTGCCCGCCGTTCGGCGACGACGTCGCGTTCGCCGCGCTGGCCGACATCGTCAAGGCCGAGTGCGGCATCCTCGACACCGACACGGCGCCCGCCGCCGCGCAGCGCCTGTCCAGCGCCGTCGCCGACCTCGTGCCGGCCGCCGAGGCCACGCGGCTTGTCGACGCGCTCCGCCCGCTGGTCGGGCTGGACGGCAACCGCATGCCGGCGGAGGAGGCGGAGTCGGCGTGGCGGCGCTTCCTCGTCGCGCTCGCCGCGCGCCGCCCCACCGTGCTCGTCTTCGAGGACCTGCACTGGGCCGGCGAAAACATGCTGCGCTTCCTGGAGCTGCTCGCGGCCTCGGCCCGCGACGTGCCGCTGATGGTCCTCTGCACCGCCCGCCCCGAGCTCGTCGACCAGGCGCCCGGCTGGGCTGGCACGAGTTCGCTCGCGATCACGCTCCCGCCGCTGCCCGACCACGGGATCGCCGCCCTCTACAGCCACCTGTTCGGGCGCGGCCCGGTCGCCGCCGACATGCTCGGCCCGCTGGTCGAGGTCGCCGACGGCAACCCGCTCTACGCACACGAGTACGTGCGGATGCTGATCGAGCAGGGCGCCCTGCGCCAGTCCGGGCGCGGCTGGTCACTCGACGCCGGGCGCGAGCTGCCCATGCCGGACAGCGTCCATGGCGTGATCGCCAACCGCATCGACCTGCTCGACAGCGACGACCGGCAGGTGCTGCTCGCCGCCTCGGTGGTCGGCACGTCGCTCTGGCCCGGCGCGGTGGCCGCCGCGCTCAGCCGCCCCGTCGAGTGGGTCGAGCGCTGCCTGCGCCGCCTTGAGCAGCGCGACTTCGTCCACGAGCGGACCCAGTCCACGATCGCCGGCCAGGCCGAGTACCGCTTCCGCCACGTGCTCGTGCGCGACGTCTGCTACCGGCGGCTCCCCCGCACCGAGCGGGTCGCCCGCCACGAACGCACCGCCGCGTGGCTGGACGCTCTGTCCCGTACCCGGGACACGGATCTCGCGGAGGTCCTGGCCCACCACCGGTGGGCCGCCCACGAGGTCGCCCACTCCCTCGGTGTGCGGGCCGAACGCTACGCGCTCGCCGCCCGCGAAGCGCTGCACCGCGCGGCCCGGCGCGCGTACGCCCTGCACGCCCTCGACGCGGCCGCCGCCCACGCCGAGCGCGCCCTCGCGCTGCCCGGCATCCCCGGGCTCGACCTCGAGCTGCTGGCGGCGGAGATCTCGTTCCACCGGCAGGGCTCACTCGACGTGCCGTCGCTGACCTCGCTGGCCGACCGCCTCTTCACCGGCGGCGACCACGCCGGTGCCGCGCGGGCCTGGACGCTGCTCGGCCAGGCGGCCTGGGTGCGCGCCGACCGCACCGCCGCGCTGGCCAGCCTCGACCGGGCCGTCGAGCTCTTCGACGCGCTTCCCGACAGCGCGCAGAAGGCCGACGCGTACGCCGAGCTGGGCCGCCTCCACATGCTCAACTACGAGCGCGAGCCGGCCATCCAGGCCGCCACGGCAGCGGCCGAGATGGCCGAGCGGCTCGGCGCGGTCGAGGTGATCGCCAACGCCCGCATCACGGTGGCCGCCGCCCGCTACCAGGCCGGCGACCGGGCCGGCCTTGACGAGCTGCGCGAGGTCACGAGGTTCTGCCGCGAGCGCCACCTGCTCGCCCTCCCCCGCGCCGTGCAAAACCTCGCGTGGGCGGTGCGCGAGGAGGGCGACTGGGTCGGCTCCGACACGCTGCTCGCCGGCGGGACCGATCCCGGCGTGCTCGCGACCGGGTACTCCGGCGATGCGATGCGCGCCTACTTCGCCGGCGACTTCCCCGCCCTGCTCGCCGCCGCCGACGCCTTCCTGCACACGCCGACCGGCAGGTGGGATATGCAGGTCCGCGGCGTCCGCTCGGTCCTGCGCCTGCTCCGCGGCGAGGCGCACCCCGACGACGTGGACGAGGCGGTCGACACCGCCCGCGGCAGCGGCTTCCACCGGCCGCACTGGACCGCGCTCGGCCTGGGCGCCTTCTGCCGCGCCCTGGCCGGACGGGCCCGCGAGGCGGCGGCACTGCTGGACGAGCTCGTGGCCGCGTGGCGCCCGGTGCCCGCGCTGGCCAGCGGCGAGTGGGTGGCGGCCGCGGCCTACGCGGCGGCGCTGACCGGCCCGGACGCCGCCGCACTGCTTCGGTCGGCGCTCGGCGAGGTCGGGCACCGCACCCCGTGGGCCGAGGCCGCGCTGCACACGGTCTCCGCCCCGTCGAGGCCCGCGGCCGGGTTCCTCGCCGCCGCGGAGATCTACGGCGGCATCCCGGACGCGACCGACCGGGTGCTGGCGCTGGCCCTCGCGGCCGGCGAGCTGCGCCGGGCCGGCGACCACCCGGCCGCGGACGCGGTGTCACAGGAGGTGCGGGCGTTCGCCCACCGCAACCAGGCGCCGGGCCTGCTGCGCCTGGCCCACGGCGCCTCGCCCGACAGCAACTACACGCCGATCCTCGCCTCCTGA